In one window of Balaenoptera musculus isolate JJ_BM4_2016_0621 chromosome 10, mBalMus1.pri.v3, whole genome shotgun sequence DNA:
- the LRIG3 gene encoding leucine-rich repeats and immunoglobulin-like domains protein 3 isoform X5 produces the protein MEPGYFDSLANTLLVLKLNRNRISALPPKMFRLPQLQHLELNRNKIKNVDGLTFQGLGALKSLKMQRNGVTKLMDGAFWGLSNMEILQLDHNNLTEITKGWLYGLLMLQELHLSQNAINRISPDAWEFCQKLSELDLTFNHLSRLDDSSFLGLSLLNTLHIGNNKVSYIADCAFRGLSSLKTLDLKNNEISWTIEDMNGAFSGLDKLRRLILQGNRIRSITKKAFTGLDALEHLDLSDNAIMSLQGNAFSQMKKLQQLHLNTSSLLCDCQLKWLPQWVAENNFQSFVNANCAHPQLLKGRSIFAVSPDGFVCDDFPKPQITVQPETQSAIKGSNLSFVCSAASSSDSPMTFAWKKDNELLHDAEMENYAHLRAQGGEVMEYTTILRLRSVEFTSEGKYQCVISNHFGSSYSVKAKLTVNMLPSFTKTPMDLTIRAGAMARLECAALGHPAPQIAWQKDGGTDFPAARERRMHVMPEDDVFFIVDVKIEDIGVYSCTAQNSAGSISANATLTVLETPSFLRPLLDRTVTKGETAVLQCIAGGSPPPRLNWTKDDSPLVVTERHFFAAGNQLLIIVDSDVRDAGKYTCEMSNTLGTERGHVRLSVIPTPTCDSPQLTASSLDDDGWATMGIVIIAVVCCVVGTSLVWVVVIYHTRRRNEDCSITNTDETNLPADTPSYLSSQGTLADRQDGYISSESGSHHQFVTSSGGGFFLPQHGSNGTCHIDNSSEADVEAVTDPFLCPFLGPSGPVYLKGSVYGSDPLEAYHTGRGPDPRTALMEHYEPSYIKKKEGYPCPHPSEESCEQSVSDTGWPSHVRKLLSSSYSQHEGPGMNNLCLNKSSADFSPSPEPASVTLSKSFMGTFGKPLRRPHLDAFSSSGQSSDCQPRTFHLKARSSPNLDCESEEDGKERTDFQQENHTCTYKQTLENHRTSNFQSYDLDT, from the exons ATGGAACCTGGGTATTTTGACAGTTTGGCCAACACACTCCTGGTGTTGAAGCTGAACAGGAACCGGATCTCAGCTCTCCCGCCCAAGATGTTTAGACTGCCTCAACTGCAACACCT TGAACTGAACCGAAACAAGATCAAAAACGTCGATGGGCTCACGTTCCAAGGGCTTGGTGCTCTGAAGTCtctgaaaatgcaaagaaatggaGTGACAAAACTTATGGATGGAGCTTTCTGGGGGCTGAGCAACATGGAAATCTT GCAGCTGGACCATAACAACCTAACAGAGATTACCAAAGGCTGGCTTTACGGCTTGCTGATGCTGCAGGAACTTCATCTCAGCCAAAATGCCATCAACAGGATCAGCCCTGATGCCTGGGAGTTCTGCCAGAAACTCAGTGAGCT GGACTTAACTTTCAATCACTTATCAAGGTTGGATGATTCAAGCTTCCTGGGCCTAAGCTTGCTAAATACACTGCACATTGGGAATAACAAAGTCAGCTACATTGCTGATTGTGCCTTCCGGGGGCTTTCCAGTTTAAAGACTTT GGATCTGAAGAATAATGAAATTTCTTGGACCATTGAGGACATGAATGGTGCCTTCTCTGGGCTTGACAAACTGAGGCGGTT aatactcCAGGGAAACCGGATTCGATCCATTACCAAAAAAGCCTTCACTGGTTTGGATGCATTAGAACATCT aGACCTGAGTGACAACGCAATCATGTCATTACAAGGCAATGCAttctcacagatgaagaaacttcaGCAACT GCACTTAAATACATCAAGCCTTCTGTGCGATTGCCAACTAAAATGGCTCCCACAGTGGGTGGCGGAAAACAATTTTCAGAGCTTTGTAAATGCCAATTGTGCCCATCCGCAGCTGCTGAAGGGAAGAAGTATTTTTGCTGTTAGCCCAGATGGCTTTGTGTGTG ATGATTTTCCTAAACCCCAGATCACAGTTCAGCCAGAAACACAGTCGGCAATAAAAGGTTCCAATTTGAGTTTTGTCTGCTCAGCTGCCAGCAGCAGTGATTCCCCAATGACTTTTGCTTGGAAAAAAGACAATGAGCTACTGCATGATGCTGAAATGGAAAATTATGCACACCTCCGGGCCCAAGGTGGGGAGGTGATGGAGTACACCACCATTCTTCGGCTCCGCAGTGTGGAATTTACCAGTGAAGGGAAATATCAATGTGTCATCTCCAATCACTTTGGTTCATCCTACTCTGTCAAAGCCAAGCTCACAGTAAATA TGCTTCCTTCGTTCACCAAGACCCCCATGGACCTCACCATCCGCGCCGGGGCCATGGCACGCTTGGAGTGTGCTGCCCTGGGACACCCGGCCCCACAGATAGCCTGGCAGAAGGACGGGGGCACAGACTTCCCGGCCGCGAGGGAGAGACGCATGCATGTGATGCCCGAGGATGACGTGTTCTTTATCGTGGACGTGAAGATAGAGGACATCGGGGTGTATAGCTGCACAGCTCAAAACAGTGCGGGAAGCATTTCTGCGAATGCAACTCTGACTGTCCTCG AGACGCCATCATTTTTGCGGCCCCTGTTAGATCGAACTGTAACCAAGGGGGAAACGGCCGTCCTGCAGTGCATCGCGGGCGGGAGCCCTCCTCCCAGATTGAACTGGACCAAGGATGACAGCCCTTTGGTGGTCACTGAAAGGCACTTTTTTGCAGCAGGCAACCAGCTGCTAATCATTGTGGACTCTGATGTCAGGGACGCCGGGAAGTACACATGTGAAATGTCGAACACCCTGGGCACCGAGAGAGGCCACGTGCGCCTCAGCgtgatccccacccccacctgcgaCTCCCCTCAGCTGACCGCCTCCTCACTGGACGATGATGGGTGGGCCACCATGGGCATCGTGATCATCGCGGTGGTTTGCTGTGTGGTGGGCACGTCGCTCGTGTGGGTGGTCGTCATATACCACACACGGCGGAGGAACGAAGATTGCAGCATCACCAACACAG ATGAGACCAACTTGCCGGCTGACACCCCGAGTTATTTGTCATCTCAGGGAACATTAGCTGACAGACAGGATGGGTACATCTCCTCAGAAAGTGGAAGCCACCACCAGTTCGTCACGTCTTCAGGAGGCGGATTTTTCTTACCACAACACGGCAGTAATG GGACATGCCACATTGACAACAGCAGTGAAGCCGATGTGGAAGCTGTCACAGACCCGTTCCTTTGTCCCTTTTTGGGACCCTCAGGCCCTGTGTATTTGAAGGGGAGTGTGTATGGCTCAGATCCTCTTGAAGCCTATCATACAG GTCGTGGTCCTGACCCAAGAACAGCTTTAATGGAACACTATGAGCCCAGTTACATAAAGAAGAAGGAGGGCTACCCGTGTCCTCATCCTTCAGAAGAATCCTGCGAGCAGAGTGTCAGTGATACAGGGTGGCCTTCCCATGTGAGGAAGTTACTCAGCTCTTCTTACTCTCAACACGAAGGACCTGGAATGAACAACTTATGTCTGAACAAGTCTTCGGCAGATTTTAGTCCAAGTCCAGAGCCAGCATCGGTTACTCTGAGTAAATCTTTCATGG GAACATTTGGAAAGCCGCTGAGAAGACCTCACCTGGATGCCTTTTCAAGCTCTGGACAGTCATCAGATTGTCAGCCAAGAACCTTTCACTTGAAAGCTCGTTCTTCCCCGAACTTGGACTGTGAGTCCGAGGAAGATGGGAAAGAAAGGACAGATTTTCAGCAAGAAAATCACACGTGTACCTATAAACAGACCTTAGAAAACCACAGGACTTCAAATTTTCAGTCTTATGACTTGGACACATAG